One genomic region from Bubalus bubalis isolate 160015118507 breed Murrah chromosome 24, NDDB_SH_1, whole genome shotgun sequence encodes:
- the E4F1 gene encoding transcription factor E4F1 isoform X5, translated as MEGAMAVRVTAAHTAEARAEAGREAGEGGVAAAAAALAPGGFLGLPAPFSEEDEDDVHRCGRCQAEFTALEDFVQHKLQKACQRAPQEALPATPAAALLGREVAPGAAGSEEPITVAHIVVEAAALAGDINHSPDIVGGGHIKEVIVASEAEPGDSEVAEGPGSPSGRGPRLAAEGEQAQVKLLVNKEGRYVCMLCHKTFKTGSILKAHMVTHSSRKDHECKLCGASFRTKGSLIRHHRRHTEKIRFSMSKDVVVGKEDVPAGSGASTVGAVTPSSAGEPMETSPVIHLVTDAKGTVIHEVHVQMQELPLGMKALAPEPTSPQELPCSSEGGRENLLHQAMQNSGIVLERAPGEEGALGPATPTVSSPQSPGDAAPELPLLEVEQVETQVAGEASSVPRTHPCPQCSETFPTAATLEAHKRGHAGPRPFTCPQCGKAFPKAYLLKKHQEVHVHERRFRCGDCGKLYKTIAHVRGHRRVHSDERPYPCPECGKCYKTKNAQQVHFRTHLEEKPHVCPFCSRGFREKGSLVRHVRHHTGEKPFKCYKCGRGFAEHGTLNRHLRTKGGCLLEVEELLVSEESPTAAAAVLTEDPHTVLVEFSSVVADTQEYIIEATADDAETSEATEIIEGTQTEVDSHIMKVVQQIVHQASAGHQIIVQNVTMDQEARLGPEAAAADTITIATPESLTEQVAMTLASAISEGTVLTARSGTGGAEQATVTMVSSEDIEILEHAGELVIASPEGQLEVQTVIV; from the exons ATGGAGGGCGCGATGGCAGTGCGGGTGACGGCCGCGCATACGGCAGAAGCCCGGGCCGAAGCCGGGCGGGAAGCGGGCGAGGGCGGGgtcgcggcggcggcggcggccttGGCCCCTGGTGGCTTTCTCGGCCTCCCGGCGCCCTTCAGCGAGGAAG ATGAGGACGATGTGCACAGATGCGGCCGCTGCCAGGCAGAGTTCACCGCCCTGGAGGACTTCGTTCAGCACAAACTCCAGAAAGCTTGCCAGCGGGCACCTCAGGAGGCCCTGCCCGCCACCCCGGCGGCTGCACTGCTGGGTCGGGAG GTGGCACCAGGAGCAGCTGGCTCAGAGGAGCCCATCACTGTGGCCCACATCGTGGTGGAGGCGGCCGCGCTTGCAGGAGACATTAACCACTCGCCTGACATAGTTG GAGGCGGACACATCAAAGAGGTCATCGTGGCCTCAGAGGCAGAGCCGGGGGACAGCGAGGTGGCCGAGGGCCCAGGCAGCCCCAGTGGGCGGGGGCCCAGGCTCGCTGCGGAGGGCGAGCAGGCCCAGGTCAAACTGCTGGTGAACAAGGAAGGCCGCTACGTGTGCATGCTCTGCCACAAGACCTTCAAGACG GGCAGCATCCTCAAGGCCCACATGGTCACGCACAGCAGCCGCAAGGACCACGAGTGCAAACTGTGTGGGGCCTCCTTCCGGACCAAAGGCTCGCTCATCCGGCACCACCGGAGGCACACAG AGAAAATCCGCTTCAGCATGAGCAAAGACGTGGTCGTCGGCAAAGAGGACGTGCCTGCAG GGTCCGGTGCCTCCACTGTGGGGGCTGTCACCCCGTCGTCGGCAGGTGAGCCCATGGAGACATCGCCGGTGATTCACCTGGTGACAGATGCCAAGGGCACCGTCATCCATGAAGTCCACGTCCAGATGCAAGAGCTTCCCCTGGGCATGAAGGCCCTCGCCCCGGAG cccaccagcccccaGGAGCTTCCCTGCTCCAGCGAGGGTGGCCGCGAGAACCTTCTGCACCAAGCCATGCAGAACTCCGGCATCGTCCTCGAGCGGGccccaggggaggagggggccctGGGGCCAGCCACCCCCACCGTGTCCAGTCCCCAGTCGCCAGGAGACGCTGCCCCGGAACTGCCGCTGCTGGAGGTGGAGCAGGTGGAGACA CAGGTGGCCGGCGAGGCCTCGTCTGTGCCCAGGACCCACCCGTGCCCTCAGTGCAGTGAGACCTTCCCAACGGCGGCCACCCTGGAGGCCCACAAAAGAGGCCATGCAG GGCCGAGGCCCTTCACGTGCCCGCAGTGTGGCAAGGCCTTCCCCAAGGCCTACCTGCTCAAGAAGCACCAGGAGGTCCACGTGCATGAGCGCCGCTTCCGCTGCGGCGACTGCGGGAAGCTCTACAAGACCATCGCCCATGTCCGTGGCCACCGGCGCGTCCACTCGGACGAGCGGCCCTACCCCTGTCCTGAGTGCGGCAAGTGCTACAAGACCAAG AACGCCCAGCAGGTGCACTTCCGGACACACCTGGAGGAGAAGCCGCATGTGTGCCCGTTCTGCAGCCGCGGCTTCCGGGAGAAGGGCTCGCTGGTGCGGCACGTGCGGCAccacacgggcgagaagccctTCAAGTGCTACAAGTGTGGCCGCGGCTTCGCCGAGCATGGCACGCTCAACCGGCACCTGCGGACCAAAG GGGGCTGCCTGCTGGAGGTGGAGGAGCTGCTGGTGTCTGAGGAGAGCCCCACTGCGGCCGCCGCCGTCCTGACTGAGGACCCACACACCGTGTTGGTCGAGTTCTCGTCCGTGGTAGCCGACACGCAGGAGTACATCATAGAG GCCACTGCAGATGATGCAGAGACCAGCGAAGCCACAGAGATCATCGAGGGCACCCAGACggag GTGGACAGTCACatcatgaaggtggtgcagcAGATAGTGCACCAGGCCAGCGCTGGGCACCAGATCATCGTGCAGAACGTGACCATGGACCAGGAGGCGCGGCTGGGCCCGGAGGCGGCCGCGGCCGACACCATCACCATCGCCACCCCCGAGAGCCTGACGGAGCAGGTGGCCATGACGCTGGCCTCGGCCATCAGCGAGGGCACTGTGCTTACGGCCCGCTCGGGCACCGGTGGCGCTGAGCAGGCCACTGTGACCATGGTTTCATCGGAGGACATTGAGATCCTGGAGCATGCTGGCGAGCTAGTTATCGCCTCCCCGGAGGGCCAGCTTGAGGTGCAGACGGTCATTGTCTAA
- the E4F1 gene encoding transcription factor E4F1 isoform X4, with protein MEGAMAVRVTAAHTAEARAEAGREAGEGGVAAAAAALAPGGFLGLPAPFSEEDEDDVHRCGRCQAEFTALEDFVQHKLQKACQRAPQEALPATPAAALLGREVAPGAAGSEEPITVAHIVVEAAALAGDINHSPDIVGGGHIKEVIVASEAEPGDSEVAEGPGSPSGRGPRLAAEGEQAQVKLLVNKEGRYVCMLCHKTFKTGSILKAHMVTHSSRKDHECKLCGASFRTKGSLIRHHRRHTDERPYKCAKCGKSFRESGALTRHLKSLTPCTEKIRFSMSKDVVVGKEDVPAGSGASTVGAVTPSSAGEPMETSPVIHLVTDAKGTVIHEVHVQMQELPLGMKALAPEPTSPQELPCSSEGGRENLLHQAMQNSGIVLERAPGEEGALGPATPTVSSPQSPGDAAPELPLLEVEQVAGEASSVPRTHPCPQCSETFPTAATLEAHKRGHAGPRPFTCPQCGKAFPKAYLLKKHQEVHVHERRFRCGDCGKLYKTIAHVRGHRRVHSDERPYPCPECGKCYKTKNAQQVHFRTHLEEKPHVCPFCSRGFREKGSLVRHVRHHTGEKPFKCYKCGRGFAEHGTLNRHLRTKGGCLLEVEELLVSEESPTAAAAVLTEDPHTVLVEFSSVVADTQEYIIEATADDAETSEATEIIEGTQTEVDSHIMKVVQQIVHQASAGHQIIVQNVTMDQEARLGPEAAAADTITIATPESLTEQVAMTLASAISEGTVLTARSGTGGAEQATVTMVSSEDIEILEHAGELVIASPEGQLEVQTVIV; from the exons ATGGAGGGCGCGATGGCAGTGCGGGTGACGGCCGCGCATACGGCAGAAGCCCGGGCCGAAGCCGGGCGGGAAGCGGGCGAGGGCGGGgtcgcggcggcggcggcggccttGGCCCCTGGTGGCTTTCTCGGCCTCCCGGCGCCCTTCAGCGAGGAAG ATGAGGACGATGTGCACAGATGCGGCCGCTGCCAGGCAGAGTTCACCGCCCTGGAGGACTTCGTTCAGCACAAACTCCAGAAAGCTTGCCAGCGGGCACCTCAGGAGGCCCTGCCCGCCACCCCGGCGGCTGCACTGCTGGGTCGGGAG GTGGCACCAGGAGCAGCTGGCTCAGAGGAGCCCATCACTGTGGCCCACATCGTGGTGGAGGCGGCCGCGCTTGCAGGAGACATTAACCACTCGCCTGACATAGTTG GAGGCGGACACATCAAAGAGGTCATCGTGGCCTCAGAGGCAGAGCCGGGGGACAGCGAGGTGGCCGAGGGCCCAGGCAGCCCCAGTGGGCGGGGGCCCAGGCTCGCTGCGGAGGGCGAGCAGGCCCAGGTCAAACTGCTGGTGAACAAGGAAGGCCGCTACGTGTGCATGCTCTGCCACAAGACCTTCAAGACG GGCAGCATCCTCAAGGCCCACATGGTCACGCACAGCAGCCGCAAGGACCACGAGTGCAAACTGTGTGGGGCCTCCTTCCGGACCAAAGGCTCGCTCATCCGGCACCACCGGAGGCACACAG ACGAGCGCCCCTATAAGTGTGCCAAGTGTGGGAAGAGCTTCCGGGAGTCGGGGGCACTGACCCGGCACCTGAAGTCTCTCACCCCGTGTACAGAGAAAATCCGCTTCAGCATGAGCAAAGACGTGGTCGTCGGCAAAGAGGACGTGCCTGCAG GGTCCGGTGCCTCCACTGTGGGGGCTGTCACCCCGTCGTCGGCAGGTGAGCCCATGGAGACATCGCCGGTGATTCACCTGGTGACAGATGCCAAGGGCACCGTCATCCATGAAGTCCACGTCCAGATGCAAGAGCTTCCCCTGGGCATGAAGGCCCTCGCCCCGGAG cccaccagcccccaGGAGCTTCCCTGCTCCAGCGAGGGTGGCCGCGAGAACCTTCTGCACCAAGCCATGCAGAACTCCGGCATCGTCCTCGAGCGGGccccaggggaggagggggccctGGGGCCAGCCACCCCCACCGTGTCCAGTCCCCAGTCGCCAGGAGACGCTGCCCCGGAACTGCCGCTGCTGGAGGTGGAGCAG GTGGCCGGCGAGGCCTCGTCTGTGCCCAGGACCCACCCGTGCCCTCAGTGCAGTGAGACCTTCCCAACGGCGGCCACCCTGGAGGCCCACAAAAGAGGCCATGCAG GGCCGAGGCCCTTCACGTGCCCGCAGTGTGGCAAGGCCTTCCCCAAGGCCTACCTGCTCAAGAAGCACCAGGAGGTCCACGTGCATGAGCGCCGCTTCCGCTGCGGCGACTGCGGGAAGCTCTACAAGACCATCGCCCATGTCCGTGGCCACCGGCGCGTCCACTCGGACGAGCGGCCCTACCCCTGTCCTGAGTGCGGCAAGTGCTACAAGACCAAG AACGCCCAGCAGGTGCACTTCCGGACACACCTGGAGGAGAAGCCGCATGTGTGCCCGTTCTGCAGCCGCGGCTTCCGGGAGAAGGGCTCGCTGGTGCGGCACGTGCGGCAccacacgggcgagaagccctTCAAGTGCTACAAGTGTGGCCGCGGCTTCGCCGAGCATGGCACGCTCAACCGGCACCTGCGGACCAAAG GGGGCTGCCTGCTGGAGGTGGAGGAGCTGCTGGTGTCTGAGGAGAGCCCCACTGCGGCCGCCGCCGTCCTGACTGAGGACCCACACACCGTGTTGGTCGAGTTCTCGTCCGTGGTAGCCGACACGCAGGAGTACATCATAGAG GCCACTGCAGATGATGCAGAGACCAGCGAAGCCACAGAGATCATCGAGGGCACCCAGACggag GTGGACAGTCACatcatgaaggtggtgcagcAGATAGTGCACCAGGCCAGCGCTGGGCACCAGATCATCGTGCAGAACGTGACCATGGACCAGGAGGCGCGGCTGGGCCCGGAGGCGGCCGCGGCCGACACCATCACCATCGCCACCCCCGAGAGCCTGACGGAGCAGGTGGCCATGACGCTGGCCTCGGCCATCAGCGAGGGCACTGTGCTTACGGCCCGCTCGGGCACCGGTGGCGCTGAGCAGGCCACTGTGACCATGGTTTCATCGGAGGACATTGAGATCCTGGAGCATGCTGGCGAGCTAGTTATCGCCTCCCCGGAGGGCCAGCTTGAGGTGCAGACGGTCATTGTCTAA
- the E4F1 gene encoding transcription factor E4F1 isoform X2: MEGAMAVRVTAAHTAEARAEAGREAGEGGVAAAAAALAPGGFLGLPAPFSEEDEDDVHRCGRCQAEFTALEDFVQHKLQKACQRAPQEALPATPAAALLGREVAPGAAGSEEPITVAHIVVEAAALAGDINHSPDIVGGGHIKEVIVASEAEPGDSEVAEGPGSPSGRGPRLAAEGEQAQVKLLVNKEGRYVCMLCHKTFKTGSILKAHMVTHSSRKDHECKLCGASFRTKGSLIRHHRRHTDERPYKCAKCGKSFRESGALTRHLKSLTPCTEKIRFSMSKDVVVGKEDVPAGSGASTVGAVTPSSAGEPMETSPVIHLVTDAKGTVIHEVHVQMQELPLGMKALAPEPTSPQELPCSSEGGRENLLHQAMQNSGIVLERAPGEEGALGPATPTVSSPQSPGDAAPELPLLEVEQVETVAGEASSVPRTHPCPQCSETFPTAATLEAHKRGHAGPRPFTCPQCGKAFPKAYLLKKHQEVHVHERRFRCGDCGKLYKTIAHVRGHRRVHSDERPYPCPECGKCYKTKNAQQVHFRTHLEEKPHVCPFCSRGFREKGSLVRHVRHHTGEKPFKCYKCGRGFAEHGTLNRHLRTKGGCLLEVEELLVSEESPTAAAAVLTEDPHTVLVEFSSVVADTQEYIIEATADDAETSEATEIIEGTQTEVDSHIMKVVQQIVHQASAGHQIIVQNVTMDQEARLGPEAAAADTITIATPESLTEQVAMTLASAISEGTVLTARSGTGGAEQATVTMVSSEDIEILEHAGELVIASPEGQLEVQTVIV, from the exons ATGGAGGGCGCGATGGCAGTGCGGGTGACGGCCGCGCATACGGCAGAAGCCCGGGCCGAAGCCGGGCGGGAAGCGGGCGAGGGCGGGgtcgcggcggcggcggcggccttGGCCCCTGGTGGCTTTCTCGGCCTCCCGGCGCCCTTCAGCGAGGAAG ATGAGGACGATGTGCACAGATGCGGCCGCTGCCAGGCAGAGTTCACCGCCCTGGAGGACTTCGTTCAGCACAAACTCCAGAAAGCTTGCCAGCGGGCACCTCAGGAGGCCCTGCCCGCCACCCCGGCGGCTGCACTGCTGGGTCGGGAG GTGGCACCAGGAGCAGCTGGCTCAGAGGAGCCCATCACTGTGGCCCACATCGTGGTGGAGGCGGCCGCGCTTGCAGGAGACATTAACCACTCGCCTGACATAGTTG GAGGCGGACACATCAAAGAGGTCATCGTGGCCTCAGAGGCAGAGCCGGGGGACAGCGAGGTGGCCGAGGGCCCAGGCAGCCCCAGTGGGCGGGGGCCCAGGCTCGCTGCGGAGGGCGAGCAGGCCCAGGTCAAACTGCTGGTGAACAAGGAAGGCCGCTACGTGTGCATGCTCTGCCACAAGACCTTCAAGACG GGCAGCATCCTCAAGGCCCACATGGTCACGCACAGCAGCCGCAAGGACCACGAGTGCAAACTGTGTGGGGCCTCCTTCCGGACCAAAGGCTCGCTCATCCGGCACCACCGGAGGCACACAG ACGAGCGCCCCTATAAGTGTGCCAAGTGTGGGAAGAGCTTCCGGGAGTCGGGGGCACTGACCCGGCACCTGAAGTCTCTCACCCCGTGTACAGAGAAAATCCGCTTCAGCATGAGCAAAGACGTGGTCGTCGGCAAAGAGGACGTGCCTGCAG GGTCCGGTGCCTCCACTGTGGGGGCTGTCACCCCGTCGTCGGCAGGTGAGCCCATGGAGACATCGCCGGTGATTCACCTGGTGACAGATGCCAAGGGCACCGTCATCCATGAAGTCCACGTCCAGATGCAAGAGCTTCCCCTGGGCATGAAGGCCCTCGCCCCGGAG cccaccagcccccaGGAGCTTCCCTGCTCCAGCGAGGGTGGCCGCGAGAACCTTCTGCACCAAGCCATGCAGAACTCCGGCATCGTCCTCGAGCGGGccccaggggaggagggggccctGGGGCCAGCCACCCCCACCGTGTCCAGTCCCCAGTCGCCAGGAGACGCTGCCCCGGAACTGCCGCTGCTGGAGGTGGAGCAGGTGGAGACA GTGGCCGGCGAGGCCTCGTCTGTGCCCAGGACCCACCCGTGCCCTCAGTGCAGTGAGACCTTCCCAACGGCGGCCACCCTGGAGGCCCACAAAAGAGGCCATGCAG GGCCGAGGCCCTTCACGTGCCCGCAGTGTGGCAAGGCCTTCCCCAAGGCCTACCTGCTCAAGAAGCACCAGGAGGTCCACGTGCATGAGCGCCGCTTCCGCTGCGGCGACTGCGGGAAGCTCTACAAGACCATCGCCCATGTCCGTGGCCACCGGCGCGTCCACTCGGACGAGCGGCCCTACCCCTGTCCTGAGTGCGGCAAGTGCTACAAGACCAAG AACGCCCAGCAGGTGCACTTCCGGACACACCTGGAGGAGAAGCCGCATGTGTGCCCGTTCTGCAGCCGCGGCTTCCGGGAGAAGGGCTCGCTGGTGCGGCACGTGCGGCAccacacgggcgagaagccctTCAAGTGCTACAAGTGTGGCCGCGGCTTCGCCGAGCATGGCACGCTCAACCGGCACCTGCGGACCAAAG GGGGCTGCCTGCTGGAGGTGGAGGAGCTGCTGGTGTCTGAGGAGAGCCCCACTGCGGCCGCCGCCGTCCTGACTGAGGACCCACACACCGTGTTGGTCGAGTTCTCGTCCGTGGTAGCCGACACGCAGGAGTACATCATAGAG GCCACTGCAGATGATGCAGAGACCAGCGAAGCCACAGAGATCATCGAGGGCACCCAGACggag GTGGACAGTCACatcatgaaggtggtgcagcAGATAGTGCACCAGGCCAGCGCTGGGCACCAGATCATCGTGCAGAACGTGACCATGGACCAGGAGGCGCGGCTGGGCCCGGAGGCGGCCGCGGCCGACACCATCACCATCGCCACCCCCGAGAGCCTGACGGAGCAGGTGGCCATGACGCTGGCCTCGGCCATCAGCGAGGGCACTGTGCTTACGGCCCGCTCGGGCACCGGTGGCGCTGAGCAGGCCACTGTGACCATGGTTTCATCGGAGGACATTGAGATCCTGGAGCATGCTGGCGAGCTAGTTATCGCCTCCCCGGAGGGCCAGCTTGAGGTGCAGACGGTCATTGTCTAA
- the E4F1 gene encoding transcription factor E4F1 isoform X3: MEGAMAVRVTAAHTAEARAEAGREAGEGGVAAAAAALAPGGFLGLPAPFSEEDEDDVHRCGRCQAEFTALEDFVQHKLQKACQRAPQEALPATPAAALLGREVAPGAAGSEEPITVAHIVVEAAALAGDINHSPDIVGGGHIKEVIVASEAEPGDSEVAEGPGSPSGRGPRLAAEGEQAQVKLLVNKEGRYVCMLCHKTFKTGSILKAHMVTHSSRKDHECKLCGASFRTKGSLIRHHRRHTDERPYKCAKCGKSFRESGALTRHLKSLTPCTEKIRFSMSKDVVVGKEDVPAGSGASTVGAVTPSSAGEPMETSPVIHLVTDAKGTVIHEVHVQMQELPLGMKALAPEPTSPQELPCSSEGGRENLLHQAMQNSGIVLERAPGEEGALGPATPTVSSPQSPGDAAPELPLLEVEQQVAGEASSVPRTHPCPQCSETFPTAATLEAHKRGHAGPRPFTCPQCGKAFPKAYLLKKHQEVHVHERRFRCGDCGKLYKTIAHVRGHRRVHSDERPYPCPECGKCYKTKNAQQVHFRTHLEEKPHVCPFCSRGFREKGSLVRHVRHHTGEKPFKCYKCGRGFAEHGTLNRHLRTKGGCLLEVEELLVSEESPTAAAAVLTEDPHTVLVEFSSVVADTQEYIIEATADDAETSEATEIIEGTQTEVDSHIMKVVQQIVHQASAGHQIIVQNVTMDQEARLGPEAAAADTITIATPESLTEQVAMTLASAISEGTVLTARSGTGGAEQATVTMVSSEDIEILEHAGELVIASPEGQLEVQTVIV, translated from the exons ATGGAGGGCGCGATGGCAGTGCGGGTGACGGCCGCGCATACGGCAGAAGCCCGGGCCGAAGCCGGGCGGGAAGCGGGCGAGGGCGGGgtcgcggcggcggcggcggccttGGCCCCTGGTGGCTTTCTCGGCCTCCCGGCGCCCTTCAGCGAGGAAG ATGAGGACGATGTGCACAGATGCGGCCGCTGCCAGGCAGAGTTCACCGCCCTGGAGGACTTCGTTCAGCACAAACTCCAGAAAGCTTGCCAGCGGGCACCTCAGGAGGCCCTGCCCGCCACCCCGGCGGCTGCACTGCTGGGTCGGGAG GTGGCACCAGGAGCAGCTGGCTCAGAGGAGCCCATCACTGTGGCCCACATCGTGGTGGAGGCGGCCGCGCTTGCAGGAGACATTAACCACTCGCCTGACATAGTTG GAGGCGGACACATCAAAGAGGTCATCGTGGCCTCAGAGGCAGAGCCGGGGGACAGCGAGGTGGCCGAGGGCCCAGGCAGCCCCAGTGGGCGGGGGCCCAGGCTCGCTGCGGAGGGCGAGCAGGCCCAGGTCAAACTGCTGGTGAACAAGGAAGGCCGCTACGTGTGCATGCTCTGCCACAAGACCTTCAAGACG GGCAGCATCCTCAAGGCCCACATGGTCACGCACAGCAGCCGCAAGGACCACGAGTGCAAACTGTGTGGGGCCTCCTTCCGGACCAAAGGCTCGCTCATCCGGCACCACCGGAGGCACACAG ACGAGCGCCCCTATAAGTGTGCCAAGTGTGGGAAGAGCTTCCGGGAGTCGGGGGCACTGACCCGGCACCTGAAGTCTCTCACCCCGTGTACAGAGAAAATCCGCTTCAGCATGAGCAAAGACGTGGTCGTCGGCAAAGAGGACGTGCCTGCAG GGTCCGGTGCCTCCACTGTGGGGGCTGTCACCCCGTCGTCGGCAGGTGAGCCCATGGAGACATCGCCGGTGATTCACCTGGTGACAGATGCCAAGGGCACCGTCATCCATGAAGTCCACGTCCAGATGCAAGAGCTTCCCCTGGGCATGAAGGCCCTCGCCCCGGAG cccaccagcccccaGGAGCTTCCCTGCTCCAGCGAGGGTGGCCGCGAGAACCTTCTGCACCAAGCCATGCAGAACTCCGGCATCGTCCTCGAGCGGGccccaggggaggagggggccctGGGGCCAGCCACCCCCACCGTGTCCAGTCCCCAGTCGCCAGGAGACGCTGCCCCGGAACTGCCGCTGCTGGAGGTGGAGCAG CAGGTGGCCGGCGAGGCCTCGTCTGTGCCCAGGACCCACCCGTGCCCTCAGTGCAGTGAGACCTTCCCAACGGCGGCCACCCTGGAGGCCCACAAAAGAGGCCATGCAG GGCCGAGGCCCTTCACGTGCCCGCAGTGTGGCAAGGCCTTCCCCAAGGCCTACCTGCTCAAGAAGCACCAGGAGGTCCACGTGCATGAGCGCCGCTTCCGCTGCGGCGACTGCGGGAAGCTCTACAAGACCATCGCCCATGTCCGTGGCCACCGGCGCGTCCACTCGGACGAGCGGCCCTACCCCTGTCCTGAGTGCGGCAAGTGCTACAAGACCAAG AACGCCCAGCAGGTGCACTTCCGGACACACCTGGAGGAGAAGCCGCATGTGTGCCCGTTCTGCAGCCGCGGCTTCCGGGAGAAGGGCTCGCTGGTGCGGCACGTGCGGCAccacacgggcgagaagccctTCAAGTGCTACAAGTGTGGCCGCGGCTTCGCCGAGCATGGCACGCTCAACCGGCACCTGCGGACCAAAG GGGGCTGCCTGCTGGAGGTGGAGGAGCTGCTGGTGTCTGAGGAGAGCCCCACTGCGGCCGCCGCCGTCCTGACTGAGGACCCACACACCGTGTTGGTCGAGTTCTCGTCCGTGGTAGCCGACACGCAGGAGTACATCATAGAG GCCACTGCAGATGATGCAGAGACCAGCGAAGCCACAGAGATCATCGAGGGCACCCAGACggag GTGGACAGTCACatcatgaaggtggtgcagcAGATAGTGCACCAGGCCAGCGCTGGGCACCAGATCATCGTGCAGAACGTGACCATGGACCAGGAGGCGCGGCTGGGCCCGGAGGCGGCCGCGGCCGACACCATCACCATCGCCACCCCCGAGAGCCTGACGGAGCAGGTGGCCATGACGCTGGCCTCGGCCATCAGCGAGGGCACTGTGCTTACGGCCCGCTCGGGCACCGGTGGCGCTGAGCAGGCCACTGTGACCATGGTTTCATCGGAGGACATTGAGATCCTGGAGCATGCTGGCGAGCTAGTTATCGCCTCCCCGGAGGGCCAGCTTGAGGTGCAGACGGTCATTGTCTAA